The following are encoded in a window of Paraburkholderia sp. HP33-1 genomic DNA:
- a CDS encoding ExbD/TolR family protein has protein sequence MKYFEVRKARIEIIPMIDIMFFLLVFFIMITLHMIPNAGLRTQLPSSATSQSLPPPQVTVTLASDGSLSVDGRTLNLAQLTTLLAARTDVSHTVVTIAGSKEAQIQHLVSVMDACRAAGVSQIALAAQPVAN, from the coding sequence ATGAAGTATTTCGAGGTGCGAAAGGCGCGCATCGAGATCATCCCGATGATCGACATCATGTTCTTTCTGCTGGTGTTCTTCATCATGATCACGCTGCACATGATTCCGAACGCGGGCCTGCGCACGCAGCTGCCGTCGAGCGCCACATCGCAATCGCTGCCGCCGCCGCAGGTCACGGTAACGCTCGCGAGCGACGGCAGTCTGTCCGTCGACGGCCGCACGCTGAACCTTGCGCAATTGACCACCCTGCTCGCCGCCCGCACGGACGTCTCGCACACGGTCGTGACGATTGCCGGCTCGAAAGAGGCGCAGATCCAGCACCTCGTTTCGGTGATGGACGCGTGCCGCGCCGCGGGCGTGTCGCAGATCGCGCTCGCTGCGCAGCCCGTGGCGAACTGA
- a CDS encoding MotA/TolQ/ExbB proton channel family protein, giving the protein MTVENLLHLANNSGGVLYVIAAMLFIALTIIIERSWFLQRASSGSRAALDQIDRLEPLNAATLTACAEKFEALPMASLLKVAGRLAGQTSREELDACLDEEIMREAPNIDRFLWVLDTIVTLAPLLGLFGTIVGMFNAFQVLSNPGNAPTQVTGGVAEALIATASGLFVAMIGLVFFNGLHNRVRSVVHQLETVKAALVNRLAARTHEPFKTVHEVPRPVVGKFASQGA; this is encoded by the coding sequence ATGACTGTCGAAAACCTGCTGCATCTCGCGAACAATTCTGGTGGCGTGTTGTACGTGATTGCCGCCATGCTGTTCATTGCCCTTACGATCATCATTGAGCGCTCGTGGTTCTTGCAGCGCGCATCGAGCGGCAGCCGCGCGGCGCTCGACCAGATCGACCGCCTCGAACCTCTGAACGCCGCCACGCTGACGGCATGCGCCGAGAAGTTTGAGGCGCTGCCGATGGCGAGCCTGCTGAAGGTCGCAGGCCGGCTTGCCGGTCAGACGTCGCGCGAAGAACTCGACGCATGTCTCGACGAGGAGATCATGCGCGAAGCGCCGAACATCGACCGCTTCCTGTGGGTGCTCGACACCATCGTCACGCTCGCCCCGCTGCTCGGTCTGTTCGGCACGATCGTCGGCATGTTCAATGCGTTCCAGGTGCTGTCGAATCCGGGCAATGCGCCGACCCAGGTCACGGGCGGCGTGGCCGAGGCGCTGATCGCGACCGCGTCGGGCCTGTTCGTCGCGATGATCGGCCTCGTGTTCTTCAATGGCCTGCACAACCGCGTGAGGAGCGTCGTCCATCAGCTCGAAACCGTGAAGGCGGCGCTCGTGAACCGGCTCGCGGCCAGAACGCATGAGCCGTTCAAGACCGTGCATGAAGTGCCGCGCCCGGTAGTCGGCAAATTCGCCTCGCAGGGAGCGTGA
- a CDS encoding TonB-dependent receptor yields the protein MQRVSFPLRKKPLTQFVLATLCAAGAQISHAETSGDLGSVQSTAVSSSNSGTAASTNVQSAPAQAPSQGSLTATQPQSVISRHYIENSTAPTENYSEIVQIAPSVSNVDPNGSGLMESQSLSIRGFQDGQYNVTFDGIPFGDTNDFTHHSTSFFSNRVLGNIVVDRGPGDASQIGFATFGGTISLQSRDPSATPAFSVLGSYGSFDTWQAGAEFNTGYLQQWGDARAMVGYTQSSSDGYLTNANQRRQNVYFKLDKPIGDNTLLTLFATYNNIHQNVPLGATAAQIRQFGPNFGLSADPTSQAYAGYNFDKINTDFEYIGVKSQVAGWVIDNKLYTYGYYHNGFNGLDPNGETPNGTIFGPNNVPGQEMNNNYRAFGDVLALERQFGPGKLQTGMWIAHQSNFRDNFNVDASLNFAFISQNFTMNDTMLTFQPYLQYAWQLQNGLTITPGLKYVSFNRSIDTPMNQKTGEPLDFSHTWDKVLPSLTLHQQITPQWSAYAQYAQGFLAPNLNVFYVNDPTISGQPDPEQTDNYQIGTTYKTGRLTVAADLYYINFRNAVTSRTVGNNVIFSNAGGATYKGVETEATLSVGDGFSLYGNLTFNSAKQKSTNTWMPNAPQSTAAAGVLYERGPLAGSLLMKFVGHQYGDTGNTQPIGGYAVTNFASSYRFDRLASWTHNTRLGFQIDNLFNRTSINALAGYTAADNTPLYWTIPGRAFVATLSTDF from the coding sequence ATGCAACGGGTTAGTTTTCCCCTTAGAAAGAAACCGCTGACGCAATTCGTTCTTGCCACACTGTGCGCGGCCGGCGCGCAGATCTCGCATGCCGAGACCTCGGGCGATCTCGGCTCCGTGCAAAGCACGGCCGTCTCCTCATCGAACAGCGGCACGGCCGCCAGCACAAATGTGCAGTCGGCGCCGGCACAGGCGCCTTCGCAAGGCTCGCTCACCGCAACCCAACCGCAGTCGGTGATCAGCCGGCACTACATCGAAAACAGTACCGCTCCGACCGAGAACTACAGCGAGATCGTGCAAATCGCGCCGAGCGTGTCGAATGTCGATCCAAACGGCTCCGGCCTGATGGAATCGCAGAGCCTTTCCATTCGCGGCTTTCAGGACGGCCAGTACAACGTGACGTTCGATGGCATCCCCTTCGGAGATACCAACGACTTCACCCATCATTCGACGTCGTTTTTCTCGAACCGGGTGCTCGGCAATATCGTCGTCGACCGCGGTCCCGGTGACGCTTCGCAGATCGGCTTCGCCACGTTCGGCGGAACGATCAGCCTGCAGTCGAGGGATCCGTCGGCAACACCGGCATTCTCGGTACTCGGCTCGTACGGAAGTTTCGACACGTGGCAGGCTGGCGCCGAGTTCAATACCGGCTATCTGCAGCAATGGGGCGATGCGCGCGCGATGGTCGGCTATACGCAGAGCAGCAGCGATGGTTACCTGACCAACGCGAACCAGCGCCGTCAGAACGTCTACTTCAAGCTCGACAAACCGATCGGCGACAACACGCTGCTCACGCTGTTCGCGACTTACAACAACATCCACCAGAACGTGCCGCTCGGCGCGACGGCCGCGCAGATCCGGCAGTTCGGTCCGAACTTCGGCCTGAGCGCGGATCCGACGAGCCAGGCGTACGCCGGCTACAACTTCGACAAGATCAACACGGACTTCGAATACATCGGTGTGAAGTCGCAGGTCGCCGGGTGGGTGATCGACAACAAGCTCTATACGTACGGTTACTACCACAACGGTTTCAACGGGCTCGACCCGAACGGTGAAACGCCGAACGGCACGATCTTCGGCCCGAACAACGTGCCCGGCCAGGAGATGAACAACAACTACCGCGCCTTCGGCGACGTCCTCGCGCTCGAGCGGCAGTTCGGTCCCGGCAAGCTGCAGACCGGCATGTGGATCGCGCACCAGTCCAACTTCCGCGACAACTTCAATGTCGATGCGTCGCTGAACTTCGCGTTCATCTCGCAGAACTTCACGATGAACGACACGATGCTGACGTTCCAGCCGTATCTGCAATACGCCTGGCAACTGCAGAACGGTTTGACGATTACGCCGGGACTCAAGTACGTGTCGTTCAACCGCAGCATCGATACGCCGATGAACCAGAAGACCGGTGAGCCGCTCGATTTCAGTCACACGTGGGACAAGGTGCTGCCGTCGCTGACGCTGCATCAGCAGATCACGCCGCAATGGAGCGCGTATGCACAGTACGCGCAGGGCTTTCTCGCGCCGAACCTGAACGTGTTCTATGTCAACGATCCGACCATTTCGGGGCAGCCCGATCCGGAACAGACCGACAACTACCAGATCGGCACGACGTACAAAACGGGTCGCCTGACCGTCGCCGCCGATCTGTACTACATCAACTTCCGCAACGCGGTGACGAGCCGCACGGTCGGCAACAACGTGATCTTCTCGAATGCGGGCGGCGCGACCTACAAGGGCGTCGAAACCGAGGCGACGTTGTCGGTCGGCGACGGTTTCAGCCTGTACGGCAATCTGACCTTCAATTCGGCCAAACAGAAGAGCACCAATACGTGGATGCCCAACGCGCCGCAATCGACCGCCGCCGCCGGCGTGCTCTACGAACGCGGGCCGCTCGCCGGTTCGTTGCTCATGAAGTTCGTCGGCCATCAGTACGGCGACACCGGCAACACGCAGCCGATCGGCGGCTACGCGGTGACCAACTTCGCCAGCTCGTACAGATTTGACCGACTCGCATCGTGGACGCATAACACGCGCCTCGGCTTCCAGATCGACAACCTCTTCAACCGCACCAGCATCAACGCGCTGGCCGGTTATACCGCCGCGGACAATACGCCGCTTTACTGGACCATCCCGGGCCGCGCGTTCGTCGCGACGCTGTCCACCGATTTCTGA
- a CDS encoding acid phosphatase has protein sequence MKRFTCIPLAASLFVAASAASYAAPSADASYIDARQIPLGALLAPPAADGSERQLADLDAVLNAQRSRTPEQVARAKADATKSVFRFADVLGPDFNEAGLPKAAALFEAVDHDAERVAKGGKHFFSRARPFVESRDVQPIVPKRAGDDYNSYPSGHATFGYLCAILLAQMVPEKRDALFERGREFGMNRVVDGVHYPSDVEAGRIDGTLVAAALMANPDFQRDFAEAKAEVRAALKLD, from the coding sequence ATGAAACGCTTTACCTGCATACCCCTCGCTGCTTCACTCTTCGTCGCTGCAAGTGCAGCGAGTTACGCCGCACCGTCCGCGGATGCGAGCTATATCGACGCCCGTCAAATCCCGCTTGGCGCGCTGCTCGCGCCGCCTGCCGCCGACGGTTCCGAGCGCCAGCTGGCCGATCTCGATGCCGTGCTGAACGCACAACGCAGCCGCACGCCCGAGCAGGTTGCGCGCGCGAAAGCGGACGCCACGAAGTCCGTGTTCCGTTTCGCGGATGTGCTCGGGCCGGACTTCAACGAAGCCGGTCTGCCGAAAGCCGCTGCGCTGTTCGAGGCCGTCGATCACGATGCCGAGCGAGTCGCAAAGGGCGGCAAGCACTTCTTTAGCCGCGCGCGGCCCTTCGTCGAGAGCCGCGACGTGCAGCCGATCGTGCCGAAGCGGGCGGGAGACGACTACAACTCGTACCCGAGCGGCCATGCGACCTTCGGCTATCTGTGCGCGATCCTGCTCGCCCAGATGGTCCCTGAGAAGCGCGATGCGCTGTTCGAGCGCGGCCGCGAATTCGGCATGAACCGCGTCGTCGACGGCGTGCACTATCCGAGCGATGTCGAAGCGGGCCGCATCGACGGAACGCTCGTCGCGGCGGCGCTCATGGCCAATCCGGATTTTCAGCGCGACTTTGCCGAGGCGAAGGCGGAGGTCCGCGCGGCACTGAAGCTCGACTAG
- a CDS encoding response regulator transcription factor, translated as MESKAAINYPAGRRPRILVVEDDERVRLEVSTALEDYDFAVESVSSGHAGLLRALNGDFDAVVLDRMLPDVDGLSILSTLRNVGKQTPVLILSALSAVDERVRGLRAGGDDYLTKPFDSLELTARLNALLRRRSSSDQPLVLSVGDLVLDMDTAQVRRAGEPIELKPREYQLLKYLMLHTEQPVTRAMLFESVWNYHFNAQTNVIDMHIGQLRRKISLNGRFSLMIHTIRNVGYVLRAGD; from the coding sequence TTGGAAAGCAAAGCAGCGATCAACTACCCCGCGGGGCGAAGACCCCGCATTCTCGTCGTCGAAGATGACGAGCGTGTGAGGCTCGAGGTGTCCACCGCGCTAGAGGACTACGACTTCGCAGTGGAAAGCGTATCGAGTGGCCATGCCGGCCTGTTGCGCGCGCTCAACGGCGATTTTGACGCCGTCGTGCTCGACCGGATGCTGCCCGATGTGGATGGCCTGTCGATCCTCTCCACGTTGCGCAACGTCGGCAAACAAACGCCGGTACTGATACTGAGCGCGCTTTCAGCGGTCGACGAGCGCGTACGCGGCCTGCGCGCCGGCGGCGACGATTACCTGACCAAACCGTTCGACAGTCTGGAGCTGACCGCGCGCCTCAATGCGCTGCTGCGCCGCCGCTCTTCCTCGGATCAGCCGCTCGTGCTGAGTGTCGGCGACCTCGTGCTCGATATGGACACGGCTCAGGTCCGGCGCGCGGGCGAGCCGATCGAGTTGAAGCCCCGCGAGTACCAGTTGCTCAAATACCTGATGCTGCATACGGAGCAGCCGGTGACGCGCGCGATGCTGTTCGAGTCGGTCTGGAATTACCACTTCAATGCGCAGACCAACGTGATCGATATGCACATCGGTCAACTGCGCCGCAAGATCAGTTTGAACGGACGGTTTTCGCTCATGATCCACACGATTCGAAATGTCGGCTATGTGCTCCGTGCCGGCGACTAG
- a CDS encoding sensor histidine kinase translates to MPATRRWPRLPASHVTWLLMVFVSCAVVLFAMLYWMMHTYLLHEVDERLRGEVAEFSSIGRAEAIANIAALSRRDIASSRPYGVFDENGRWLAGNIPALPAERERRPFYYAQSMNKGPPSPDSHFRGIIVPTRSGLRIVVGHSIDEIIHFDHTLVKILCLGLTLTILLAVGCGAALHAMSNRRIRSMSLTAREIMAGQLNRRLPDRGTHHDLDRLAEIVNLMLDEIERLVAEVRGVCAGIAHDLRTPMTHLRAGLERARRRSHTVDDYASAVDAAITQSDIVLNRFTALLRIAEVEADVRRASFGDVSLDTILRDVAELYEPVAESRRLSVAVLASEPVFARGDVDLLFGAIENLLDNALKFTPGGGAVTLQAALEAGRPVVQVADTGPGIEAGERDAVLRPFYRSRNGQESAPSGHGVGLSLVAAIARVHEAVVEIHDNTPGCRIVLRFNAGLPAR, encoded by the coding sequence GTGCCGGCGACTAGGCGCTGGCCGCGCCTGCCGGCGAGCCACGTCACGTGGCTGCTGATGGTGTTCGTCAGTTGCGCGGTCGTGCTGTTCGCGATGCTTTACTGGATGATGCACACGTATCTGCTGCACGAGGTCGATGAACGGCTGCGCGGAGAGGTGGCCGAGTTCAGTTCGATTGGCCGCGCCGAGGCGATTGCCAATATCGCGGCGCTCAGCCGGCGCGACATCGCGAGCAGCCGACCCTATGGCGTGTTCGATGAGAACGGCCGCTGGCTCGCCGGCAATATCCCTGCGTTGCCGGCCGAGCGCGAACGCCGGCCGTTCTACTACGCGCAGTCGATGAACAAGGGGCCGCCGTCGCCGGACAGTCATTTCCGCGGCATCATCGTGCCGACGCGTAGCGGTTTGCGGATCGTCGTCGGTCACTCGATCGACGAGATCATTCATTTCGACCATACGCTCGTGAAGATCCTGTGCCTCGGGCTCACGCTGACGATTCTGCTCGCCGTCGGCTGCGGCGCCGCGCTTCATGCGATGTCGAACCGGCGCATCCGGTCGATGAGTCTGACGGCACGCGAGATCATGGCGGGCCAGCTGAACCGGCGTCTGCCGGATCGCGGCACGCATCACGATCTCGATCGTCTCGCGGAAATCGTCAACCTGATGCTCGATGAAATCGAGCGGCTCGTGGCCGAAGTCCGCGGCGTATGTGCGGGCATCGCCCACGATCTGCGCACACCGATGACGCATCTGCGCGCGGGGCTCGAACGTGCGCGGCGGCGCTCGCATACCGTCGACGACTACGCAAGCGCCGTCGACGCCGCGATCACACAGTCGGACATCGTGCTGAACCGTTTCACCGCGCTATTGAGAATCGCGGAGGTTGAAGCGGATGTCAGACGCGCGAGCTTCGGCGACGTCTCGCTGGACACCATCTTGCGCGACGTCGCGGAGTTGTACGAACCGGTCGCGGAAAGCCGCCGTTTGTCGGTCGCGGTGCTTGCGTCCGAACCGGTTTTCGCGCGCGGCGACGTGGACCTGCTGTTCGGCGCGATCGAGAATCTGCTCGATAACGCGCTGAAGTTCACGCCCGGCGGTGGCGCGGTGACGCTGCAAGCGGCGCTTGAAGCAGGACGGCCGGTCGTGCAGGTCGCGGACACCGGACCCGGGATCGAGGCGGGCGAGCGCGACGCGGTTCTGCGTCCGTTCTATCGCAGCAGAAACGGGCAGGAGTCGGCGCCTTCAGGACATGGAGTCGGCTTGAGTCTCGTGGCCGCGATCGCGCGGGTGCACGAGGCCGTCGTGGAGATTCACGACAACACGCCGGGCTGCAGGATCGTATTGCGGTTCAATGCGGGACTGCCAGCGCGTTGA
- a CDS encoding phosphatase PAP2 family protein, which yields MALLSCICKRLIVTTALSAVSLTAHAGIDHVWAYDQSGIWNRNVQLALEYSVIATAVGGALWLGNDNELGHTFWQTVDAGAISAVAAQGMKYAFRRARPNSGQGPGAWFVSGGDSFPSGEVTLQASFVTPFIVNYGRRYPWVWALELLPAYDAVARMKAQAHWQTDVLAGWALGTAVGYFATTWQTPIFVQILPHGLTVGFSKRF from the coding sequence TTGGCGTTGTTGAGCTGCATCTGCAAGCGTTTGATCGTTACGACAGCGTTAAGCGCCGTCAGCCTGACAGCGCACGCCGGCATTGACCACGTATGGGCGTACGACCAGAGCGGCATCTGGAACCGGAACGTCCAGCTGGCACTCGAGTATTCGGTGATCGCCACTGCAGTGGGCGGCGCGCTGTGGCTGGGCAACGACAATGAGCTTGGCCATACTTTCTGGCAAACGGTGGATGCTGGGGCTATCTCGGCGGTTGCCGCGCAGGGCATGAAATACGCGTTTCGCCGTGCACGCCCCAATAGCGGGCAGGGGCCGGGCGCATGGTTCGTGAGCGGTGGCGACAGCTTCCCGAGCGGCGAAGTGACCTTGCAGGCCAGCTTCGTTACGCCGTTTATCGTCAACTACGGACGACGGTACCCATGGGTCTGGGCACTCGAACTATTGCCCGCCTATGACGCAGTGGCCCGGATGAAGGCACAGGCGCACTGGCAAACAGACGTCCTCGCGGGTTGGGCGCTGGGTACGGCGGTCGGCTATTTCGCAACCACCTGGCAAACGCCCATTTTCGTGCAGATTCTGCCGCACGGACTGACCGTTGGCTTTTCCAAGCGCTTCTGA
- a CDS encoding cytochrome b produces the protein MVKSTSLRYGPTAQFFHWCTAILVLVAFVYGPGGPEQRVYSSVHDFDRRLHETLGLCVFALTAIRLLWRTIDTRPKTPSVSRWMDLMATVVQSLLYLLLVALPLTAVAGAWLEGHPLTLVAGVEIPPLIAVSHDAGATLASVHKLLGDAIMWLAGLHALAALFHHAVLKDDVLITMLPRWFPGARARAGR, from the coding sequence ATGGTGAAAAGCACTAGCCTACGCTACGGTCCGACGGCCCAATTCTTCCATTGGTGTACTGCGATTCTTGTCCTCGTCGCATTTGTGTATGGGCCTGGCGGACCGGAGCAGCGCGTGTACTCGTCCGTCCACGATTTCGACCGGCGACTCCATGAGACATTGGGATTGTGCGTGTTCGCGCTGACTGCCATCCGATTGCTATGGCGGACGATCGATACCCGACCCAAGACACCCTCCGTGTCGCGCTGGATGGATCTCATGGCGACAGTCGTCCAATCGCTGCTGTATCTGCTTCTCGTTGCACTTCCGCTGACGGCCGTGGCTGGCGCATGGCTCGAAGGACACCCTCTGACGCTCGTCGCCGGTGTCGAAATTCCACCTTTGATCGCCGTCTCACATGATGCAGGCGCAACCCTGGCATCGGTCCACAAGTTGCTCGGCGACGCAATCATGTGGCTTGCGGGACTGCACGCGCTCGCTGCTCTGTTCCATCACGCCGTCCTGAAGGATGACGTACTGATCACCATGCTTCCTCGCTGGTTTCCGGGGGCACGGGCAAGAGCTGGCCGGTAA
- the ybgF gene encoding tol-pal system protein YbgF produces the protein MTHRFSWLRFAAAACVAGTALAAVPAHAGMFDDDQARQAILDLRSKTDSLSSQLSAAQRTILDQSNRLDQLNQQVATLRGQNEDMANQLTTLQKQQKDYYTDLDARLKKFEPQQQTVDGVQGDVQPGETDAFNAASQQFRSGDFKNAAASFRSFISKYPSSPYQPTAQYWLGNALYALRDYKGSTAIWQGIVAKYPQHPRAPEALLAIANNQLEQGQKAAAKKTLEQIVAQYAGSDVAQSAQSKLSQIK, from the coding sequence ATGACGCATCGTTTCTCCTGGCTGCGGTTTGCCGCAGCGGCCTGCGTCGCAGGCACGGCCCTCGCGGCCGTGCCCGCCCATGCGGGCATGTTCGACGACGATCAGGCCCGCCAGGCCATTCTCGATCTGCGCTCGAAGACCGATAGTCTGTCGAGTCAGCTGTCGGCGGCGCAGCGCACGATCCTCGATCAGTCCAACCGACTCGACCAGCTGAACCAGCAGGTCGCGACGCTGCGCGGACAGAACGAGGACATGGCGAACCAGCTCACGACGCTGCAAAAGCAGCAGAAGGACTACTACACCGATCTCGATGCGCGCCTGAAGAAATTCGAGCCGCAGCAACAGACGGTGGACGGCGTCCAGGGCGACGTACAGCCGGGTGAAACCGATGCGTTCAACGCGGCTTCACAGCAATTCCGCAGCGGCGATTTCAAGAACGCGGCGGCATCGTTCCGCAGCTTCATCTCCAAGTATCCGAGCAGCCCCTATCAGCCGACGGCGCAATACTGGCTCGGCAACGCGCTGTATGCGCTGCGCGACTACAAGGGTTCGACGGCGATCTGGCAAGGTATTGTGGCCAAGTACCCGCAGCATCCGCGTGCTCCGGAAGCGCTGCTCGCGATCGCGAACAATCAGCTCGAACAAGGCCAGAAGGCCGCGGCGAAAAAGACGCTCGAGCAGATCGTCGCGCAATACGCCGGCTCGGACGTCGCGCAGTCGGCGCAGAGCAAGCTGTCGCAGATCAAGTAG
- the pal gene encoding peptidoglycan-associated lipoprotein Pal: protein MMSKLRFAFAVVMVGALAACHSGVKLDENANKGAGSAQPNPNDVATVNVDPLNDPNSPLAKRSIYFDFDAYSVKDDYQPLLQQHAQYLKSHPQRHVLIQGNTDERGTSEYNLALGQRRAEAVRRSLSLMGVSDSQMEAVSLGKEKPLATGHDEASWAQNRRADLVYQQ, encoded by the coding sequence ATGATGTCCAAACTTCGTTTCGCATTCGCCGTCGTGATGGTCGGTGCATTGGCCGCATGTCACTCGGGCGTCAAGCTCGACGAAAATGCCAACAAGGGCGCTGGCAGCGCTCAACCGAACCCGAACGACGTCGCGACGGTCAACGTCGACCCGCTAAACGATCCGAACAGCCCGCTCGCGAAGCGCAGCATCTACTTCGACTTCGACGCCTACTCGGTCAAGGACGACTATCAACCGCTGCTGCAACAACACGCGCAGTATCTGAAGAGCCACCCGCAGCGTCACGTGCTGATCCAAGGCAACACCGACGAGCGCGGCACCAGCGAATACAACCTCGCACTCGGCCAGCGGCGTGCTGAAGCCGTGCGCCGTTCGCTGTCGCTGATGGGCGTGTCGGATTCGCAAATGGAAGCCGTGAGCCTCGGCAAGGAAAAGCCGCTGGCAACGGGTCATGACGAAGCGTCGTGGGCACAGAACCGCCGCGCTGACCTCGTGTATCAACAGTAA
- the tolB gene encoding Tol-Pal system beta propeller repeat protein TolB: protein MSLMTKLGLRTLVATCLIAVGGAANAQLNVLVTGVGSTQFPIATANFANEANSPQQVSTIVRQDLQRSGKFTNIDAGSTPVSETDSVDLGAWKAKGANAFVAGSVNRLPNGQYEVRFKLYDTVKGESLGGLVLVSPESGLRMSAHKVADYIYAKLMGNRGVFATRLSYVIKTGGRYQLQISDSDGQDAHIALSSPEPIISPAWSPDGTKVAYVSFEKKKPIVYIHDLPTGRRVVVSDQKGNNSAPAWSPDGRTLAVALSRTGNTQIFAVNADGSGLRRLTQGSSIDTEPTYSPDGQWIYFTSDRGGAPQIYKMPAQGESASSAQRVTFTGSYNTSPRVSPDGKQLAYISRVGGAFKLYLQDLQGGTATGLTDTTQDESPSFAANGQYILYATQVNGRGVLAAVSTDGRTRQVLSVQGGNVREPSWGPFMQ, encoded by the coding sequence ATGAGTTTGATGACCAAGCTAGGCCTGCGAACACTCGTGGCAACGTGCCTGATCGCCGTCGGCGGTGCCGCCAACGCACAACTCAACGTCCTCGTGACGGGCGTCGGATCCACCCAGTTTCCGATCGCAACGGCGAATTTCGCCAATGAAGCGAACTCCCCCCAGCAGGTCAGCACGATCGTGCGTCAGGATCTGCAACGCAGCGGCAAATTCACGAACATCGACGCAGGCTCGACGCCGGTCTCCGAAACCGATTCCGTGGACCTCGGCGCATGGAAGGCCAAGGGCGCCAATGCATTCGTCGCGGGCAGCGTAAACCGTCTGCCGAACGGCCAGTACGAAGTGCGCTTCAAGCTGTACGACACGGTCAAGGGCGAAAGCCTCGGCGGCCTCGTGCTGGTGAGCCCGGAAAGCGGCTTGCGCATGAGCGCGCACAAGGTCGCGGACTACATTTACGCCAAGCTGATGGGCAACCGCGGCGTGTTCGCGACGCGCCTGTCGTACGTGATCAAGACGGGCGGTCGTTATCAGTTGCAGATTTCAGATTCGGACGGCCAGGACGCGCATATCGCGCTGTCGAGCCCCGAGCCGATCATCTCGCCAGCCTGGTCGCCTGATGGCACCAAGGTCGCCTACGTATCGTTCGAGAAGAAAAAGCCGATCGTCTATATTCACGACCTGCCCACGGGCCGTCGCGTGGTCGTATCGGATCAGAAGGGTAACAACAGTGCGCCGGCCTGGTCGCCGGATGGCCGTACGCTCGCCGTCGCGCTGTCGCGCACCGGCAATACGCAGATTTTCGCGGTCAACGCCGACGGCAGCGGCCTGCGTCGTCTCACGCAGGGCAGCTCGATCGACACCGAGCCGACCTACTCTCCTGACGGTCAGTGGATCTATTTCACGAGCGACCGCGGCGGTGCACCACAGATCTACAAGATGCCGGCGCAAGGCGAAAGCGCGAGCAGCGCGCAGCGCGTCACGTTTACGGGCAGCTACAACACCAGCCCGCGTGTGAGTCCTGACGGCAAGCAGCTCGCCTACATCTCGCGCGTCGGCGGTGCTTTCAAGCTATATCTCCAGGACCTGCAAGGCGGAACCGCCACGGGCCTGACGGACACGACACAAGACGAATCGCCGAGCTTCGCGGCGAATGGTCAGTACATTCTTTACGCCACTCAGGTGAACGGCCGTGGCGTGTTGGCCGCAGTATCGACCGACGGTCGCACTCGGCAGGTCCTGTCCGTTCAGGGCGGCAACGTACGCGAGCCGTCCTGGGGCCCGTTTATGCAATAA